From the Halorhabdus utahensis DSM 12940 genome, one window contains:
- a CDS encoding metal-dependent hydrolase, translating to MFVGHAFLAFGIVAVLARRFGPAERLSLRGVTVRYAVVAGLAAALFASLPDVDVAHAAFQVVTLPEGSTAFDHFWTATGERHRTTTHSLVVAVLASAGFAVWTVRRWAGAIILTGVIAIAALTGGVVGGGVMALFGVAGVLITIGATRIGLSSRSVFATAALGLAVHPFTDLLTGVPPSFFSPWEITVFAGRIEPFTDVTLNLLVAFGAEIGVIWFGIVVGLALRGIDPRQHVHVAAMLGVGYAPMAFVLDSPSVDNAAWFVGTILPVSAIGLVGVKRQLTGDRVVTVVLTGLAAITAAWFGFGVAFVVAA from the coding sequence GTGTTCGTCGGTCACGCCTTCCTCGCCTTTGGGATCGTCGCCGTACTCGCTCGGCGTTTCGGTCCCGCTGAACGTCTGTCACTCCGTGGCGTGACCGTCCGGTACGCCGTCGTCGCCGGGCTGGCGGCCGCACTGTTCGCCTCACTCCCGGACGTCGATGTCGCCCACGCCGCCTTTCAGGTCGTCACGCTCCCGGAGGGGTCGACAGCGTTCGATCACTTCTGGACGGCGACGGGCGAGCGCCACCGGACGACGACCCACTCGCTGGTCGTCGCCGTTCTCGCGAGTGCGGGCTTCGCCGTCTGGACCGTCAGGCGGTGGGCTGGCGCGATCATCCTGACCGGTGTCATCGCCATCGCAGCACTCACGGGCGGCGTGGTCGGTGGCGGTGTCATGGCACTGTTTGGCGTCGCTGGCGTCCTGATCACGATCGGCGCGACCCGAATCGGACTGTCCTCGCGTTCGGTTTTCGCCACGGCAGCACTCGGACTGGCCGTCCACCCCTTCACTGATCTGCTGACGGGCGTGCCGCCGTCGTTTTTCTCGCCCTGGGAAATCACGGTGTTTGCCGGCCGGATCGAACCGTTCACGGACGTGACGCTGAATCTTCTGGTTGCGTTCGGGGCTGAGATCGGCGTCATCTGGTTCGGGATTGTAGTGGGCTTGGCGCTTCGCGGGATCGACCCACGGCAGCACGTCCACGTTGCTGCCATGCTCGGTGTCGGCTATGCGCCGATGGCGTTCGTTTTAGACAGCCCGAGCGTCGATAACGCCGCGTGGTTCGTCGGGACGATCCTCCCGGTCAGCGCGATCGGTCTCGTCGGCGTGAAACGGCAATTGACGGGCGACCGCGTCGTGACGGTCGTGCTTACCGGGCTCGCGGCGATCACGGCCGCCTGGTTCGGGTTCGGCGTCGCATTCGTGGTTGCCGCCTGA
- a CDS encoding FG-GAP repeat protein: MDLHRRDALRLVGAAGVTGLAGCGSIAAPGGGKSWSQRATLTAEDGTSGDQFGDSIAVSNDGSTIIVGAPAATAAGVESGVVSVFERAGDSWSRTATLTPTDTAEFSGFGTSVALSGDGKTAVIGCTGDERTDGLVSGAAYVFERSDDGWTQDARLSVDTAFTPAQGQYFDAFGAAVAIADDGKTALVGAPQYVDGSDDTAGTASLPGGSTTADVVAAPRSTLARVPGAAFAFERSDGEWSREATVRPEDPDGRVGLGSSVALADRGSTAVICANGRNTVSVFTRAGGSWTETTTLPLADGVAVPLDEAIGVSNDGSRVIVGNSPGDDTGGSAIVFDRADGSWSRSELSLDHTQKFGPSVAMAGDGETAIIPGLTDSDSNAVGVHVFTHAVGSWTAKTALTAESSRRGSRYGDALALSGDGTTAVVGAPGGDTTAGSGTVYVFD, from the coding sequence ATGGATCTACACCGCCGGGACGCCCTCAGACTCGTCGGCGCGGCGGGTGTAACGGGCCTTGCCGGATGTGGAAGCATCGCCGCCCCGGGCGGGGGGAAATCATGGTCACAGCGGGCGACACTGACCGCGGAAGACGGCACCAGCGGGGACCAGTTCGGCGACTCGATCGCTGTGTCGAACGATGGATCGACGATCATCGTCGGCGCGCCGGCGGCCACTGCCGCCGGGGTCGAGTCCGGTGTCGTGTCCGTCTTCGAGCGGGCGGGCGACTCGTGGTCCCGGACAGCAACCCTCACGCCCACGGATACAGCCGAGTTCAGTGGGTTCGGGACCAGCGTCGCACTGTCGGGCGACGGGAAAACGGCCGTCATCGGATGTACGGGCGACGAGCGCACGGACGGACTGGTGTCCGGCGCGGCGTACGTCTTCGAGCGCTCCGACGACGGGTGGACCCAGGATGCGCGACTCAGTGTCGACACGGCGTTCACGCCCGCGCAAGGACAGTATTTCGACGCCTTCGGCGCGGCCGTCGCCATCGCTGACGACGGGAAGACGGCGCTGGTCGGCGCGCCACAGTACGTCGATGGGTCCGACGACACTGCCGGGACAGCGTCACTTCCCGGGGGGTCAACCACGGCGGATGTCGTCGCCGCTCCCCGATCGACGCTCGCGCGCGTCCCGGGCGCAGCGTTCGCGTTCGAGCGATCCGACGGCGAGTGGTCCCGGGAAGCGACGGTTAGACCCGAGGACCCCGATGGACGGGTCGGTCTGGGATCGAGCGTCGCGCTGGCGGATCGCGGATCGACGGCCGTCATCTGTGCGAACGGGCGAAATACAGTTTCGGTGTTCACCCGGGCCGGCGGGTCCTGGACCGAGACGACGACGCTCCCGCTTGCAGACGGCGTAGCGGTTCCACTGGACGAGGCAATCGGCGTTTCGAACGACGGGTCGAGGGTGATCGTTGGGAACAGTCCGGGCGACGATACTGGCGGATCGGCAATCGTCTTCGATCGGGCAGACGGATCGTGGTCCCGGTCGGAACTGTCCCTCGATCACACCCAGAAATTCGGACCGTCGGTTGCGATGGCCGGCGACGGGGAAACGGCGATCATCCCGGGACTGACGGACTCGGACTCGAATGCGGTCGGCGTCCACGTCTTCACCCACGCTGTGGGGTCCTGGACAGCAAAAACGGCACTCACGGCAGAGAGCAGTCGGCGAGGCAGTCGGTACGGCGATGCCCTGGCGCTGTCCGGCGACGGGACTACGGCAGTCGTGGGTGCGCCGGGCGGGGACACGACGGCCGGTTCCGGTACAGTATACGTCTTCGATTGA
- a CDS encoding 4a-hydroxytetrahydrobiopterin dehydratase, whose amino-acid sequence MTDVLDDDEIDDRLPAGWERDGDEIVRTFEFDAYLDGVGFAAAAGGLAQEAFHHPEMTIGWREVEVRLTTHEADGITDADLELAGRFNDLRE is encoded by the coding sequence ATGACAGACGTACTCGACGACGACGAGATCGACGATCGACTCCCGGCTGGTTGGGAGCGCGACGGAGACGAGATCGTCCGGACCTTCGAGTTCGACGCCTATCTCGACGGCGTCGGCTTCGCGGCGGCCGCGGGCGGCCTCGCCCAGGAAGCGTTTCACCACCCCGAGATGACGATCGGCTGGCGCGAGGTCGAGGTCCGATTGACGACTCACGAGGCCGACGGAATCACTGACGCCGATCTCGAACTCGCCGGGCGATTCAACGACCTTCGGGAGTGA
- the hemA gene encoding glutamyl-tRNA reductase, with amino-acid sequence MVKEPGYITAASVAHQHGSVEDIDAAAADSQLAGVEQLLEAPHVTEAFVLQTCNRAERYVVSDDPEAGRAALQAAMPDEVDSTVRTLGHEESLRHLLRVAAGLESLVPGEDQILGQVRDAYEDARHVDGLGPVLEEAVTKAIHVGERARTETAINEGVVSLGSAAVELAERERDLEAATALVIGAGEIGTLAAKAVDARSDVAHLYVANRTVPHAEHVTSIVDVAASAIGLDDVASVVDRADLVVSATGSADPIVEPAAFETTGDTVVIDIGQPRDIPPIVDEQPGTDVFDLDDLEAVTAETRANREAAAARVEDIVEDELAHLLTRYKRTRADDVISTMYESAERVKAREVEQALGSLDLDDEEREVVEAMADSLVNQLLAAPTKSLRDAAEADDWATIDTALALFDPDFGETEFPPSVADVDADVPDRFSRLVDADD; translated from the coding sequence ATCGTGAAGGAACCTGGCTACATCACGGCCGCGAGCGTCGCTCATCAACACGGGAGCGTCGAGGACATCGACGCGGCCGCGGCCGACAGCCAGCTGGCTGGCGTCGAACAGTTACTGGAAGCCCCCCACGTGACCGAGGCGTTCGTCCTCCAGACGTGCAACCGTGCCGAACGCTACGTCGTCAGCGACGACCCTGAAGCGGGCCGGGCGGCGCTGCAGGCAGCGATGCCCGACGAGGTGGACTCGACGGTCCGCACGCTGGGTCACGAGGAGAGCCTTCGTCACTTGCTGCGGGTCGCAGCCGGCCTGGAATCACTCGTCCCCGGCGAGGACCAGATTCTCGGACAGGTACGGGACGCCTACGAGGACGCCCGCCACGTCGACGGGCTCGGGCCAGTGCTCGAGGAGGCCGTGACAAAGGCGATCCACGTCGGCGAGCGCGCCCGGACTGAGACGGCGATCAACGAGGGCGTCGTCTCGCTCGGCAGCGCAGCCGTTGAACTCGCCGAACGCGAACGTGATCTCGAGGCGGCGACAGCACTGGTCATCGGTGCCGGCGAAATCGGGACGCTTGCGGCCAAAGCGGTGGACGCACGGAGCGACGTTGCCCACCTCTACGTGGCCAACCGGACCGTCCCACACGCCGAACACGTGACGTCCATCGTCGACGTGGCGGCGAGTGCGATCGGGCTGGACGACGTGGCGTCGGTCGTCGACCGTGCCGATCTCGTGGTCTCGGCGACTGGCAGTGCCGACCCGATCGTCGAACCGGCGGCGTTCGAGACGACCGGCGACACTGTGGTGATCGACATCGGTCAACCGCGGGACATCCCGCCGATCGTCGACGAGCAACCCGGCACCGACGTCTTCGATCTCGACGACCTGGAAGCCGTGACGGCCGAAACGCGGGCCAACCGGGAGGCGGCCGCCGCCAGGGTCGAGGACATCGTCGAGGACGAACTCGCCCATTTGCTTACCAGATACAAACGGACGCGAGCCGACGACGTGATCTCGACCATGTACGAGAGCGCCGAGCGCGTCAAGGCCCGCGAGGTCGAGCAGGCGCTCGGATCGCTCGATCTCGACGACGAGGAGCGCGAGGTCGTCGAGGCGATGGCCGACTCGCTGGTCAACCAGTTGCTCGCCGCGCCGACGAAATCGCTCAGAGACGCCGCCGAAGCCGACGACTGGGCCACCATCGATACGGCGCTTGCGCTGTTCGATCCCGATTTCGGCGAGACGGAATTTCCCCCGAGTGTCGCCGACGTCGATGCAGACGTACCGGATCGCTTCTCGAGGCTCGTCGACGCCGACGACTGA
- a CDS encoding DUF5778 family protein produces MDAMGDDLSEQTKALLEPGEIELRGLIVRTDVANDQEPELNRLTIEIGDVIAEHAETDADTYVYSGTDDPEFGLNQHQGRTIEGEEFVWECQQLMRDGTFDVVFYYEDTADTDAILADLRAKGYDVEDVESP; encoded by the coding sequence ATGGACGCGATGGGCGACGACCTCTCCGAACAGACGAAAGCACTACTCGAGCCGGGCGAGATCGAACTGCGGGGACTGATCGTCCGGACGGACGTAGCAAACGATCAGGAGCCGGAACTCAATCGCCTGACGATCGAGATCGGTGACGTCATCGCCGAGCATGCCGAGACGGACGCCGACACGTACGTCTACTCCGGGACCGACGATCCCGAGTTCGGCCTGAATCAGCATCAGGGGCGAACGATCGAGGGCGAGGAGTTCGTCTGGGAGTGCCAACAACTGATGCGCGACGGGACGTTCGACGTCGTGTTCTACTACGAGGACACCGCCGATACGGATGCGATCCTGGCCGACCTCCGGGCGAAGGGCTACGACGTCGAGGACGTCGAATCACCGTGA
- a CDS encoding cold-shock protein → MATGTVDFFNDTGGYGFIETDDADDDVFFHMEDVGGPDLEEGQEVEFEIEEAEKGPRATNLTRL, encoded by the coding sequence ATGGCGACAGGCACCGTGGACTTCTTCAACGATACGGGCGGCTACGGGTTCATCGAGACCGACGACGCCGACGATGACGTGTTCTTCCACATGGAAGACGTCGGCGGCCCTGACCTGGAAGAGGGCCAGGAAGTCGAATTCGAGATCGAAGAAGCCGAGAAAGGCCCGCGTGCGACGAACCTCACCCGACTGTAA
- a CDS encoding cold-shock protein, producing the protein MATGTVDFFNDTGGYGFIETEDADEDVFFHMEDVGGPDLEEGQEVEFEIEEAEKGPRAKNLTRL; encoded by the coding sequence ATGGCGACCGGTACGGTTGATTTCTTCAACGACACTGGCGGGTACGGTTTCATCGAGACTGAGGACGCGGACGAAGACGTATTCTTCCACATGGAAGACGTCGGCGGTCCTGACCTCGAGGAAGGCCAAGAGGTTGAGTTCGAGATCGAAGAGGCCGAGAAGGGCCCGCGTGCGAAGAATCTCACGAGGCTGTAA
- the uppS gene encoding polyprenyl diphosphate synthase, whose translation MRSWIRKQATSVYERLLKREIDGGPTHIAVIQDGNRRYARKEGQETSAGHREGAETTEALLEWCDELGIEELTLYAFSTENFDRPADQRAVLFDLIEDKLYDFADSDRVHEAGVRIRAIGETHRLPERVREAIDYAEAQTRGYDQFHLNIALAYGGRAELLGAVKDLAADVDRGDLDPATIDVETVENRLYEGPTRDVDLIIRTGGDERTSNFLPWHANGNEAAAYFCAPYWPEFRKIDFLRAIRTYEHREDSWRQTRARRALTLVRAVSDRELHHAKSVLRRFRDSLPSRELEEVDVSIDTEHDPGGD comes from the coding sequence ATGCGCTCGTGGATCCGCAAGCAGGCAACCAGCGTCTACGAGCGCCTGCTGAAACGCGAGATCGACGGGGGACCGACCCACATCGCCGTCATTCAGGACGGGAACCGTCGATACGCCCGCAAGGAGGGCCAAGAGACGTCTGCGGGCCATCGGGAAGGGGCTGAAACGACCGAGGCGTTGCTGGAGTGGTGTGACGAACTCGGTATCGAAGAGCTGACATTGTATGCCTTTTCGACGGAGAACTTCGATCGACCGGCCGACCAGCGTGCAGTCCTGTTCGACCTCATCGAGGACAAACTCTATGACTTCGCGGACAGCGACCGCGTCCACGAGGCGGGCGTTCGAATCAGGGCGATCGGCGAGACTCACCGACTCCCGGAACGGGTGCGGGAGGCGATCGACTACGCCGAGGCCCAAACGCGTGGGTACGACCAGTTTCATCTGAACATCGCCCTTGCCTACGGCGGCCGGGCCGAGTTACTCGGGGCGGTCAAAGATCTGGCAGCGGACGTCGACCGCGGCGACCTCGATCCGGCTACCATCGACGTCGAGACGGTCGAGAACCGTCTGTACGAAGGGCCAACTCGGGACGTCGATCTCATCATCCGGACCGGTGGTGACGAGCGAACGTCGAACTTCCTGCCGTGGCATGCAAACGGCAACGAGGCCGCAGCCTACTTCTGTGCGCCCTACTGGCCCGAGTTCCGCAAGATCGACTTCCTTCGGGCGATCCGGACGTACGAACATCGCGAGGATTCCTGGCGACAGACCAGAGCCAGGCGGGCGCTCACGCTGGTGCGGGCGGTCAGCGACCGCGAACTTCACCACGCAAAGAGCGTCCTCAGACGGTTCCGGGACTCGCTTCCCTCGCGTGAACTCGAAGAAGTCGACGTCTCTATTGACACCGAACACGATCCGGGCGGCGATTGA
- a CDS encoding aldo/keto reductase encodes MQCRDFGQSIDWEPSALGFGAMRLPTDEDGAVDDDRAIEMIRTAIDNGVNYVDTAWPYHDGESERVVGRALEDGYREDIHLATKMPSWEIETQDDLDEYLDAQLDRLGVESIDCYLLHALGQGFWDTYQSVDVFEWLEAVRDAGKIEQIGFSFHDDPDLFREIVDAYDWDFCQIQYNYLDEAFQAGREGLKYAADQGLGVIVMEPLRGGRLATDLPDPVTEAFDAAETDRSPVEWALQWLWDQPEVSLVLSGMSTMAQVRENVEIASRSGVNQFTADDRTAVTRARDRFRALMAVDCTGCDYCMPCPSGVQIPRNFDLYNRLEMGDDPEAVVSAYDDLDAEARADACVACGECEDACPQNLEIISLLEDTHANIEAARA; translated from the coding sequence ATGCAATGCCGTGACTTCGGTCAATCAATAGACTGGGAGCCCTCGGCACTCGGGTTCGGCGCGATGCGACTGCCCACCGACGAGGATGGCGCTGTCGACGATGACCGCGCGATCGAGATGATCCGAACGGCGATCGACAACGGGGTCAACTACGTCGACACTGCCTGGCCGTATCACGACGGTGAGAGCGAACGCGTCGTCGGCCGCGCGCTCGAAGACGGCTATCGCGAGGACATCCACCTCGCCACGAAGATGCCATCCTGGGAGATCGAAACACAGGACGACCTTGACGAGTACCTCGACGCCCAACTCGACCGACTGGGCGTCGAGTCCATCGACTGCTATCTGCTGCACGCACTGGGCCAGGGTTTCTGGGATACTTACCAGTCAGTCGATGTCTTCGAGTGGCTCGAGGCGGTTCGCGACGCGGGAAAGATCGAGCAGATCGGCTTTTCGTTCCACGACGACCCCGATCTCTTTCGGGAGATCGTCGACGCCTACGACTGGGATTTCTGCCAGATCCAGTACAACTACCTCGACGAAGCGTTCCAGGCTGGCCGTGAAGGCCTGAAGTACGCGGCCGACCAGGGCCTCGGCGTCATCGTCATGGAACCACTTCGGGGCGGCCGCCTCGCGACAGACCTTCCTGATCCAGTGACCGAGGCGTTCGACGCGGCCGAGACCGATCGCTCGCCCGTGGAATGGGCGCTACAGTGGCTCTGGGATCAGCCCGAGGTCTCGCTGGTGTTGAGCGGCATGTCGACGATGGCGCAGGTACGTGAGAACGTCGAGATCGCGTCACGATCCGGCGTCAATCAATTTACTGCTGACGATCGGACGGCCGTCACACGGGCTCGTGACCGGTTCCGGGCGTTGATGGCCGTCGACTGTACCGGATGTGACTACTGCATGCCGTGTCCGAGCGGGGTCCAGATCCCGCGCAACTTCGACCTGTACAACCGCCTCGAGATGGGTGACGATCCGGAAGCCGTCGTCTCCGCGTACGATGATCTGGACGCTGAGGCACGTGCGGACGCCTGTGTCGCTTGCGGGGAGTGTGAAGACGCCTGTCCCCAGAACCTGGAGATCATCTCGCTGCTCGAAGACACCCACGCGAATATCGAGGCAGCCAGGGCGTAG
- a CDS encoding FAD-binding protein, translating to MYEHDVIVVGAGGAGLRAAIAAKEEGADVALVTKLHPVRSHTGAAEGGINAALQDEDSWQDHAYDTMKGSDFLGDAPAIETLASDAPEDVIQLDHWGMPFSREEDGTVSQRPFGGLSYPRTTYAGAETGHHLLHTMYEQVVKRGIEVYEEWYVTDLAVTDDDDPEDRTCHGVAAYDIKTGEVEGFRAREAVILATGGLGQVFDHTTNAVANTGDGQAMAYRAGVPLEDMEFVQFHPTSLPSTGVLISEAVRGEGGILYNDDGERFMFEYGYANNEGELASRDVVSRAELTEVNDGRGIDDEYIHLDMRHLGEERIMDRLENMVHLAADFEGVDALEEPIPVKPGQHYQMGGIETNENGETCIEGLYAAGECACVSVHGANRLGGNALPELFVFGKRAGYHAAGRDMKAAEIPVGPSARTETSDVSPAVDPGTVEGASDDVAADGGVTADPTAVVEREVETERERIEGLLERDGTNHAEVRAEVQETMTEHVNVFRTEDGLETALEELQKARRAYQDVAVEDPSRTFNTDLIHTLETRNIIDLAETIALGALARTEFRGAHWRAEHQTRKDDEWLKHTMIAWDDGDLDLYFVPVILDGENKTYEPVDRSY from the coding sequence ATGTACGAACACGACGTCATCGTCGTCGGTGCGGGCGGCGCAGGGCTCCGAGCGGCCATCGCGGCCAAAGAAGAGGGGGCCGACGTGGCCCTCGTCACGAAACTCCACCCGGTTCGCAGCCATACTGGAGCGGCCGAGGGCGGCATAAATGCCGCGCTCCAGGACGAGGACTCCTGGCAGGATCACGCCTACGATACGATGAAAGGGTCGGACTTCCTCGGGGACGCGCCGGCCATCGAGACGCTCGCGAGCGACGCGCCGGAGGACGTCATCCAGCTCGATCACTGGGGGATGCCGTTCTCCCGCGAGGAGGACGGCACAGTCTCACAGCGACCGTTCGGCGGCCTGTCGTACCCGCGGACGACCTACGCCGGCGCGGAGACCGGCCATCATCTGCTGCATACGATGTACGAGCAGGTGGTCAAACGTGGCATCGAAGTCTACGAGGAGTGGTACGTGACGGACCTCGCCGTGACTGACGACGATGATCCGGAAGACCGGACCTGCCATGGCGTCGCCGCCTACGACATCAAGACCGGCGAAGTCGAAGGCTTCCGGGCGCGCGAGGCGGTCATCCTTGCGACCGGTGGACTCGGCCAGGTGTTCGATCACACGACCAACGCCGTCGCCAACACGGGAGACGGGCAAGCGATGGCCTACCGCGCGGGCGTGCCGCTCGAAGATATGGAATTCGTCCAGTTCCACCCCACGTCGCTGCCCTCGACTGGCGTGCTCATCTCGGAGGCCGTCCGGGGCGAAGGTGGGATCCTCTACAACGACGACGGCGAGCGGTTCATGTTCGAGTACGGCTACGCGAACAACGAAGGCGAACTCGCCTCCCGTGACGTCGTCTCGCGCGCGGAGCTTACCGAGGTCAACGACGGACGGGGGATCGACGACGAGTACATCCACCTCGACATGCGTCACCTCGGCGAGGAGCGCATCATGGATCGCCTGGAGAACATGGTTCACCTGGCCGCAGACTTCGAAGGCGTCGACGCGCTCGAAGAGCCGATTCCGGTCAAGCCCGGCCAGCACTACCAGATGGGCGGCATCGAGACCAACGAGAACGGCGAAACGTGCATCGAGGGGCTGTACGCAGCTGGGGAGTGTGCCTGTGTCTCGGTGCACGGCGCGAATCGACTGGGTGGCAACGCCCTGCCCGAACTGTTCGTCTTCGGGAAACGCGCCGGATATCACGCCGCAGGCCGGGACATGAAGGCCGCGGAGATTCCTGTCGGCCCCTCCGCCCGCACCGAAACCAGCGACGTGTCACCCGCCGTCGATCCCGGGACAGTCGAAGGCGCGAGCGACGACGTGGCCGCCGATGGGGGCGTCACCGCCGACCCGACGGCTGTCGTCGAGCGAGAGGTCGAAACTGAACGCGAACGGATCGAGGGCCTGCTCGAACGCGACGGCACCAACCACGCCGAGGTCCGGGCCGAGGTCCAGGAGACGATGACCGAGCACGTCAACGTCTTTCGGACCGAAGACGGGTTGGAAACCGCCCTCGAAGAACTCCAGAAAGCCCGCCGAGCATACCAGGACGTCGCCGTCGAGGACCCGTCACGGACGTTCAACACGGATCTCATCCACACGTTAGAGACGCGAAACATCATCGACCTCGCGGAGACGATCGCGCTCGGTGCGCTTGCCCGGACGGAATTCCGCGGCGCTCACTGGCGAGCCGAACACCAGACCCGCAAGGACGATGAGTGGCTCAAACACACCATGATCGCGTGGGACGACGGCGACCTCGATCTCTACTTCGTCCCGGTCATCCTCGACGGCGAGAACAAGACCTACGAACCCGTCGATCGAAGTTACTGA
- a CDS encoding succinate dehydrogenase/fumarate reductase iron-sulfur subunit, with amino-acid sequence MSTDSNAETGTDAESTAETDVESGTDADAEPAVPEPDISSHQQRRMDEKREGMAERDAQAAAAAETDGETTHLRIFRYDPEVEGKSEPRFDDFQVPYEQGMTVLDALIYARDHFDSTLTFRHSCQQGVCGSDALFVNGSQYLGCKTQLNEFDEPVRIEPLPHQDVVKDLVVDMQHFYEQMDAVEPYFEPDELPEDELEEQRQTRENREKIKLSTRCIQCGACASSCNVAAGDNKYLGPAALNKAYRFIMDEREGGERREERLEIVEDEHGVWRCQTQFSCTEVCPKDIPLTEHIQELKREAIKEDIKFW; translated from the coding sequence ATGAGTACTGATTCAAACGCCGAGACGGGCACCGACGCCGAATCGACGGCCGAGACGGATGTCGAATCGGGGACTGACGCCGATGCCGAGCCGGCGGTCCCAGAACCGGACATCTCGTCCCATCAACAACGTCGGATGGACGAAAAGCGCGAAGGGATGGCCGAACGCGATGCACAAGCAGCGGCGGCTGCCGAGACCGACGGGGAGACGACCCACCTCCGGATCTTTCGGTACGATCCCGAGGTCGAGGGGAAGAGCGAGCCCCGGTTCGACGACTTTCAGGTCCCCTACGAGCAGGGGATGACTGTCCTCGACGCGTTGATTTACGCACGCGATCACTTCGATTCGACGCTGACCTTTCGTCACTCCTGTCAACAGGGCGTCTGTGGCTCTGACGCGCTGTTCGTCAACGGCTCGCAGTATCTGGGCTGTAAGACCCAGTTGAACGAGTTCGACGAGCCGGTCCGGATCGAACCGCTGCCCCACCAGGACGTCGTCAAGGACCTGGTGGTCGACATGCAGCACTTCTACGAGCAGATGGACGCCGTCGAGCCGTACTTCGAGCCCGACGAGTTGCCCGAGGACGAACTCGAAGAGCAGCGCCAGACCCGAGAGAACCGCGAGAAGATCAAACTCTCGACGCGATGCATCCAGTGTGGGGCCTGTGCGTCCTCCTGTAACGTCGCTGCGGGCGACAACAAGTATCTCGGCCCGGCGGCACTCAACAAGGCCTACCGGTTCATCATGGACGAGCGGGAAGGCGGCGAGCGGCGGGAAGAGCGCCTCGAAATCGTCGAGGACGAACACGGCGTCTGGCGGTGCCAGACCCAGTTCTCCTGTACGGAGGTGTGTCCGAAGGACATCCCCCTGACCGAACACATCCAGGAACTCAAGCGCGAAGCGATCAAGGAAGACATCAAATTCTGGTGA
- a CDS encoding succinate dehydrogenase hydrophobic membrane anchor subunit has protein sequence MAEYYSSFESGGTRWFLQRITAVILIGTLAFHFFLLHFVNHAAEIELAGTQARMSQVGYFTTMVVFLVAATFHGVNGIYNALLNQGISGTPKRVAKYGLTLAGVLLIGQGIRVAFAMAGITL, from the coding sequence ATGGCGGAATACTATTCGTCGTTCGAATCCGGCGGCACGCGGTGGTTCCTCCAGCGGATCACAGCAGTCATTCTGATCGGGACGCTTGCCTTTCACTTCTTCCTGTTGCACTTCGTCAACCACGCTGCCGAGATCGAGCTTGCGGGCACACAGGCCCGCATGAGTCAGGTTGGCTACTTTACGACGATGGTCGTCTTCCTGGTGGCAGCGACCTTCCACGGCGTCAACGGGATCTACAACGCCCTGCTCAACCAGGGCATCTCCGGGACGCCCAAACGCGTCGCAAAATACGGGCTCACGCTCGCCGGAGTGCTGTTGATCGGACAGGGCATTCGTGTCGCATTCGCCATGGCAGGGATTACACTATGA
- the sdhC gene encoding succinate dehydrogenase, cytochrome b556 subunit, with protein sequence MAQTYDRGAVEDFGRWREFSAGMWAWLLHKFTGWVLVGYLFTHIAVLSTATGGEELYNATLQGLEALAIVRLLEVGLLAVAVFHILNGIRLLFIDLGLGLERQDQSFYASLVITGAIAVASVPTFLGGL encoded by the coding sequence ATGGCGCAAACGTACGACCGTGGGGCCGTCGAGGACTTCGGTCGGTGGCGGGAGTTCTCGGCCGGGATGTGGGCCTGGCTGCTCCACAAGTTCACCGGCTGGGTGCTCGTCGGCTACCTGTTCACGCACATCGCCGTGTTGAGTACGGCGACGGGCGGCGAGGAGCTGTATAACGCGACATTGCAGGGACTCGAAGCACTGGCGATCGTGCGGTTACTCGAAGTCGGTCTGTTAGCTGTCGCCGTCTTCCACATTCTGAACGGGATCCGGCTGCTGTTCATCGATCTAGGACTCGGTCTGGAACGACAGGATCAGAGCTTCTATGCGTCGCTGGTGATCACTGGGGCCATCGCCGTCGCCAGCGTCCCGACGTTCCTCGGAGGACTGTAA